DNA from Corvus moneduloides isolate bCorMon1 chromosome 8, bCorMon1.pri, whole genome shotgun sequence:
aAGAGGAGGAGAGATGAGATGGATTATAGCTAGGGAATGTACTGGCTGGAGAAAAACAGTTGCTAGCACACTGATTAAGATTCTCTGCTTCTGTCTAGGCAAAGTCTGGTTACCTGAATCTCACAGGTATTGATTACTCACCTTCTGCAAtacagctttcagaaaaagtaagagagaaagaagggatGTCTAACATTAAATTAAAGGTAAGTCTTGAGAGAAAGGTAATTGAGGAAATAGAAAGCAATTGAGCTCAAGATTAAACGAGCTAGTTGATATTCAGATGTACTCAGTGTACTAAATGAATGATGTCTTTTGACATTCATTTGTGAGAGAACTCTAGCCAAATAAATCTATTTACAGGAAGATTTTTGgtctttgtttttttgtttgtaacaGTCATTAGGGCTAACATGATTTCCCTGCTTGGAGTAGGGAGCAGAGTAGTGGTTCACCAGTTGGCAAGTTGTGTATTTTAGCTGCTACATTCTGAATTTCAGACCTGAGGTAGAGGAAGAAATCCTTAAGTGATAGAATCCCTAccagcagctgaacagcagGAAGTTTGAGAGGCCTTGCTGGAGCAGGGGTAGGAGCAGATGACctccaaaggtcccttccagcctcagccacgctgtgattctgtggctgCCTGTCattctgagctctgctgtggctgttcTACCCTCCTGCTCTGTAGCTGTGTGATGCCTCTGCTCCTGTGTATCAGCTGTAAAATCTCTGTGTGGCAGGCTCTGTCTGTTCATCTGCATTtgtgcagtgcctggcacaTGGCAGGCATCAAAGTACAAATAATGATTTAAAGAATGAGCTTCAAGTGTGTTGGTTTGAGCTTTAGGTTACAGCAAATAGATCATCACACAGTGTCTAGAGAAGAAAGGAGCTGCCGTGGCACCGTGAGTTACCCTTCCCTGAGCACGCCCATTGTCAGGATTGAAGCTTTGTATCCTAAAGTCTTGCTATGCATTAAAGATTCAGAAGCTGCCGAGTAGAAGATTGTTCTCACAGCTGCAGACTTCTGGTTTAGGTAGAAGACTTCCTGGCACCCTCAGCTGAGCTGTCAGGCTTTGACATTTGCATTGACAAGGGGACTTTTGATGCCATAAGCCTCGACCCCAGTGACGCGGTGGGGAAGCGGAAACTGTACGTGGGATCCCTGTGCAAGGTGTTGAAACCAGAGGGCTTTTTCCTCATCACCTCTTGCAACTGGAccaaggaggagctgctgaacGAGTTCAGAGAAGGTAAGCAGCTGAACAGAGCCCTCTGCCAACTTGGGGTTGCTGAAGGAAGGGATGAGTGAATTTTAATGTGTATGTTAGCATATTGACTTTCCCAGATCAGGATTAGAGGAGGTAAAGTGATTATAAATGCTCCAGCCTGTcttccctctgttttccttgGGAATTACAGCTCCTGTGTTTGCCAGTGCCAGGAGAGGACAGCTTTGCTGAGGCTTTGGAGGTTGGGAATTTTGGTCTAATTACGGGAAAGTGTGCGTGGCCGGCTGATACTTTTTGGGTCTTTGATTACTAGACCCAGTTCACCCTTTGATTGCACCAAAATTGGGGTAACATTGTTACCCATGGTTAGGGGAACTGACAAGTCTGTTCCCTTTTATAtcacctccccagctgccctttTGATCCATCTAGGAGTTTTTTTTACACGCCAGTCAGCTCCTGAATCTCAAGCCTGAGGCTTGAAACTCAGTGTGGATCTGAAACAACCATCCCTTCTGGGGAACCAAAATTACTGGCAAGTCCTCATCTTCTTCTGCCATTAATTTGTGCAAGTCAGCCAGCTAAGATTTTTATTATCCATGGAAGAGTTTCAGCTGTATAAAGCCATGGTGCAGTGTAACGATACAGTCCTATAAACTCACAGATTAACTGACTTGCAAGTTTTCCAGATGAATAAAGAATGGTTTGCAAAGGGTTATCCAAGAGGCAAATAAAACTACTTCCTTCtaataaaagcatttcaatTTCTGTCTGGCAGGATTTGAAATTCTGGAGGAGCTGCCAACACCCAAGTTTTGCTTTGGAGGAAGAATTGGAAACAGTGTAACAGCATTGgttttccaaaggaagaaaGTGAGGCCATCCATTTTGGACAAATTAGATTAGATGAGAAAAGTCTGAACTTTAAACCTGACAGAAAACCTCAGACACGTGtgtaaataaatgctttttgaGTGCACAGTAAAATACTATGTATGGAGCTCAAAGGGACTATAAAACATTGCCCTAGAAACATTTCAGCTTTGCATAATTCGCCCATAAATTTTGTCCTTGCTACAACCTCACTTGTTTTAGGGAAGCTGCAAGTTTGtaagagagaaggaaatcagATGTGCTAAATACAGAGACCAACATAACTGAATGATATTTGTGTTTGAAACATAAAGATTATctgatatttaatttttgtgctGGTAAGCAGTGACCAATAGAGGTAAAGGTATTCTACAAAgcaaaaatctcatttctctGTTGTGCAGTGGAACAGGGAACAAGCTTTTGCAATGTAAGTGCTggatctttaattttttttcttaggtgAACATGAAGGTAGCTGTTACAGAGGGAAATGAGTATAAAACCCACTGCACTTTCAAAAAAAAGGACCAGTTGGTATTTTAAATTCAGGCT
Protein-coding regions in this window:
- the EEF1AKMT2 gene encoding EEF1A lysine methyltransferase 2 gives rise to the protein MAVAGDEPFSPSVLGTREHWDAAYERELQTFQDIGDTGEIWFGEESMVRIIRWLEKHKVPLDSSVLDIGTGNGVLLVELAKSGYLNLTGIDYSPSAIQLSEKVREKEGMSNIKLKVEDFLAPSAELSGFDICIDKGTFDAISLDPSDAVGKRKLYVGSLCKVLKPEGFFLITSCNWTKEELLNEFREGFEILEELPTPKFCFGGRIGNSVTALVFQRKKVRPSILDKLD